From one Rhipicephalus microplus isolate Deutch F79 unplaced genomic scaffold, USDA_Rmic scaffold_23, whole genome shotgun sequence genomic stretch:
- the LOC119169406 gene encoding monocarboxylate transporter 13 isoform X3 has product MSVRSKSNGCAPSETSGTTKAEFGRTSRNERSTMPRYGPDSRHSWIMAAACSLSTFFGVAARRSAGFLYVAILQTFHATRSEAAWAVIIMTGIISLAGLISGPIAHKYTARPVAITGGVIAALGLMLCFLATRIEHLIMSLGILHAIGSGLVFVVIPTVINEHFVRYRGIAMGINFAGSTMATFVFPQTLEVLTDTYGFRGAMLLFGAISLNSVAFSLFLRQPEWLKRRQEIQTKAAAAATEISAEANTTCKAQNGSLEPANGSLPKMNTRKAPVPGSFRHALTVFSCPMFYLVAYSYIAFIFAFECYISLLIDFAIDKGVSFSRAVTMISLSSIADLVGRLTLPLAADRGYISRQTLVTVTFLCLGSLFVLVPLASSYATLFTFATAIAFCIGIVMCLVSVLLAEYVGVDRVSMAYGMVSGFSGVTSLFKPLIIGYFRDVVGAYDKLFIICGSGVLLGGFMWIAVRLRDIIKRTKRWDVKTIEASNSVQVAAVLPKYSYSAAELPPAYAF; this is encoded by the exons ATGTCGGTCAGATCCAAGAGCAATGGTTGCGCACCTTCAGAGACCTCTGGGACAACGAAGGCGGAGTTCGGGAGAACTTCGCGAAATGAGCGCTCCACTATGCCACGGTATGGGCCGGACAGCCGACACAGCTGGATTATGGCCG CGGCTTGCAGTTTGTCCACTTTTTTCGGCGTTGCTGCCCGTCGGTCAGCTGGCTTTCTATATGTGGCCATTCTACAGACGTTTCACGCCACACGAAGCGAGGCCGCGTGGGCCGTCATCATCATGACCGGCATCATATCGCTAGCAG GGCTCATATCTGGTCCCATCGCGCACAAGTACACCGCCCGGCCTGTGGCCATCACAGGAGGCGTGATCGCAGCGTTGGGCCTCATGCTGTGCTTCCTTGCAACACGCATTGAGCATCTCATCATGAGCCTGGGAATATTGCACG CAATTGGGAGCGGCTTGGTGTTCGTGGTGATTCCGACGGTGATCAACGAGCACTTCGTCCGCTACAGGGGTATCGCCATGGGCATCAACTTTGCCGGCTCCACCATGGCCACGTTCGTCTTCCCCCAGACGTTGGAGGTGCTCACCGATACGTACGGCTTCCGAGGTGCCATGCTGCTGTTCGGTGCCATCAGCCTCAACTCTGTCGCATTCAGCCTCTTCCTGAGGCAACCGGAGTGGCTGAAGAGGCGCCAGGAGATACAAAcgaaagcagccgccgcagccaccgAGATATCTGCGGAGGCGAACACCACTTGCAAGGCTCAAAATGGTTCATTAGAACCTGCTAATGGAAGCCT ACCAAAGATGAATACTCGCAAGGCACCGGTCCCCGGATCGTTCCGGCATGCCCTGACGGTCTTCTCTTGCCCCATGTTCTACCTGGTCGCCTACTCGTACATCGCCTTCATCTTCGCCTTTGAATGCTACATTTCACTCCTGATTGACTTCGCCATTGACAAAGGCGTCAGCTTTTCGCGGGCCGTGACAATGATCTCGTTGAGCTCGATTGCAGACTTGGTGGGCCGCCTCACGCTTCCCTTGGCTGCCGATAG GGGCTACATAAGTCGGCAGACGCTGGTGACTGTCACCTTCCTGTGCCTTGGATCGCTGTTCGTGCTTGTTCCATTGGCATCGAGCTACGCCACTCTCTTCACATTCGCCACGGCGATCGCCTTCTGCATCGGCATCGTGATGTGCCTGGTCTCCGTACTACTGGCGGAGTACGTGGGCGTCGACCGTGTATCCATGGCCTACGGCATGGTCTCAGGATTCTCTGGTGTTACGTCGCTCTTTAAGCCTCTAATAATAG GCTACTTCAGGGACGTCGTCGGGGCATACGACAAGCTATTCATCATATGCGGATCTGGAGTCCTTCTGGGTGGATTCATGTGGATCGCTGTGCGTCTGCGGGACATTATCAAACGGACCAAGCGCTGGGATGTAAAGACTATCGAAGCAAGCAACAGTGTACAAGTCGCGGCTGTTCTTCCGAAGTACAGCTACAGTGCAGCAGAGCTACCACCTGCATATGCTTTCTGA
- the LOC119169406 gene encoding monocarboxylate transporter 13 isoform X2, which produces MNSAMSVRSKSNGCAPSETSGTTKAEFGRTSRNERSTMPRYGPDSRHSWIMAAACSLSTFFGVAARRSAGFLYVAILQTFHATRSEAAWAVIIMTGIISLAGLISGPIAHKYTARPVAITGGVIAALGLMLCFLATRIEHLIMSLGILHAIGSGLVFVVIPTVINEHFVRYRGIAMGINFAGSTMATFVFPQTLEVLTDTYGFRGAMLLFGAISLNSVAFSLFLRQPEWLKRRQEIQTKAAAAATEISAEANTTCKAQNGSLEPANGSLPKMNTRKAPVPGSFRHALTVFSCPMFYLVAYSYIAFIFAFECYISLLIDFAIDKGVSFSRAVTMISLSSIADLVGRLTLPLAADRGYISRQTLVTVTFLCLGSLFVLVPLASSYATLFTFATAIAFCIGIVMCLVSVLLAEYVGVDRVSMAYGMVSGFSGVTSLFKPLIIGYFRDVVGAYDKLFIICGSGVLLGGFMWIAVRLRDIIKRTKRWDVKTIEASNSVQVAAVLPKYSYSAAELPPAYAF; this is translated from the exons atgaactccg CCATGTCGGTCAGATCCAAGAGCAATGGTTGCGCACCTTCAGAGACCTCTGGGACAACGAAGGCGGAGTTCGGGAGAACTTCGCGAAATGAGCGCTCCACTATGCCACGGTATGGGCCGGACAGCCGACACAGCTGGATTATGGCCG CGGCTTGCAGTTTGTCCACTTTTTTCGGCGTTGCTGCCCGTCGGTCAGCTGGCTTTCTATATGTGGCCATTCTACAGACGTTTCACGCCACACGAAGCGAGGCCGCGTGGGCCGTCATCATCATGACCGGCATCATATCGCTAGCAG GGCTCATATCTGGTCCCATCGCGCACAAGTACACCGCCCGGCCTGTGGCCATCACAGGAGGCGTGATCGCAGCGTTGGGCCTCATGCTGTGCTTCCTTGCAACACGCATTGAGCATCTCATCATGAGCCTGGGAATATTGCACG CAATTGGGAGCGGCTTGGTGTTCGTGGTGATTCCGACGGTGATCAACGAGCACTTCGTCCGCTACAGGGGTATCGCCATGGGCATCAACTTTGCCGGCTCCACCATGGCCACGTTCGTCTTCCCCCAGACGTTGGAGGTGCTCACCGATACGTACGGCTTCCGAGGTGCCATGCTGCTGTTCGGTGCCATCAGCCTCAACTCTGTCGCATTCAGCCTCTTCCTGAGGCAACCGGAGTGGCTGAAGAGGCGCCAGGAGATACAAAcgaaagcagccgccgcagccaccgAGATATCTGCGGAGGCGAACACCACTTGCAAGGCTCAAAATGGTTCATTAGAACCTGCTAATGGAAGCCT ACCAAAGATGAATACTCGCAAGGCACCGGTCCCCGGATCGTTCCGGCATGCCCTGACGGTCTTCTCTTGCCCCATGTTCTACCTGGTCGCCTACTCGTACATCGCCTTCATCTTCGCCTTTGAATGCTACATTTCACTCCTGATTGACTTCGCCATTGACAAAGGCGTCAGCTTTTCGCGGGCCGTGACAATGATCTCGTTGAGCTCGATTGCAGACTTGGTGGGCCGCCTCACGCTTCCCTTGGCTGCCGATAG GGGCTACATAAGTCGGCAGACGCTGGTGACTGTCACCTTCCTGTGCCTTGGATCGCTGTTCGTGCTTGTTCCATTGGCATCGAGCTACGCCACTCTCTTCACATTCGCCACGGCGATCGCCTTCTGCATCGGCATCGTGATGTGCCTGGTCTCCGTACTACTGGCGGAGTACGTGGGCGTCGACCGTGTATCCATGGCCTACGGCATGGTCTCAGGATTCTCTGGTGTTACGTCGCTCTTTAAGCCTCTAATAATAG GCTACTTCAGGGACGTCGTCGGGGCATACGACAAGCTATTCATCATATGCGGATCTGGAGTCCTTCTGGGTGGATTCATGTGGATCGCTGTGCGTCTGCGGGACATTATCAAACGGACCAAGCGCTGGGATGTAAAGACTATCGAAGCAAGCAACAGTGTACAAGTCGCGGCTGTTCTTCCGAAGTACAGCTACAGTGCAGCAGAGCTACCACCTGCATATGCTTTCTGA
- the LOC119169406 gene encoding monocarboxylate transporter 12 isoform X4 produces MTGIISLAGLISGPIAHKYTARPVAITGGVIAALGLMLCFLATRIEHLIMSLGILHAIGSGLVFVVIPTVINEHFVRYRGIAMGINFAGSTMATFVFPQTLEVLTDTYGFRGAMLLFGAISLNSVAFSLFLRQPEWLKRRQEIQTKAAAAATEISAEANTTCKAQNGSLEPANGSLPKMNTRKAPVPGSFRHALTVFSCPMFYLVAYSYIAFIFAFECYISLLIDFAIDKGVSFSRAVTMISLSSIADLVGRLTLPLAADRGYISRQTLVTVTFLCLGSLFVLVPLASSYATLFTFATAIAFCIGIVMCLVSVLLAEYVGVDRVSMAYGMVSGFSGVTSLFKPLIIGYFRDVVGAYDKLFIICGSGVLLGGFMWIAVRLRDIIKRTKRWDVKTIEASNSVQVAAVLPKYSYSAAELPPAYAF; encoded by the exons ATGACCGGCATCATATCGCTAGCAG GGCTCATATCTGGTCCCATCGCGCACAAGTACACCGCCCGGCCTGTGGCCATCACAGGAGGCGTGATCGCAGCGTTGGGCCTCATGCTGTGCTTCCTTGCAACACGCATTGAGCATCTCATCATGAGCCTGGGAATATTGCACG CAATTGGGAGCGGCTTGGTGTTCGTGGTGATTCCGACGGTGATCAACGAGCACTTCGTCCGCTACAGGGGTATCGCCATGGGCATCAACTTTGCCGGCTCCACCATGGCCACGTTCGTCTTCCCCCAGACGTTGGAGGTGCTCACCGATACGTACGGCTTCCGAGGTGCCATGCTGCTGTTCGGTGCCATCAGCCTCAACTCTGTCGCATTCAGCCTCTTCCTGAGGCAACCGGAGTGGCTGAAGAGGCGCCAGGAGATACAAAcgaaagcagccgccgcagccaccgAGATATCTGCGGAGGCGAACACCACTTGCAAGGCTCAAAATGGTTCATTAGAACCTGCTAATGGAAGCCT ACCAAAGATGAATACTCGCAAGGCACCGGTCCCCGGATCGTTCCGGCATGCCCTGACGGTCTTCTCTTGCCCCATGTTCTACCTGGTCGCCTACTCGTACATCGCCTTCATCTTCGCCTTTGAATGCTACATTTCACTCCTGATTGACTTCGCCATTGACAAAGGCGTCAGCTTTTCGCGGGCCGTGACAATGATCTCGTTGAGCTCGATTGCAGACTTGGTGGGCCGCCTCACGCTTCCCTTGGCTGCCGATAG GGGCTACATAAGTCGGCAGACGCTGGTGACTGTCACCTTCCTGTGCCTTGGATCGCTGTTCGTGCTTGTTCCATTGGCATCGAGCTACGCCACTCTCTTCACATTCGCCACGGCGATCGCCTTCTGCATCGGCATCGTGATGTGCCTGGTCTCCGTACTACTGGCGGAGTACGTGGGCGTCGACCGTGTATCCATGGCCTACGGCATGGTCTCAGGATTCTCTGGTGTTACGTCGCTCTTTAAGCCTCTAATAATAG GCTACTTCAGGGACGTCGTCGGGGCATACGACAAGCTATTCATCATATGCGGATCTGGAGTCCTTCTGGGTGGATTCATGTGGATCGCTGTGCGTCTGCGGGACATTATCAAACGGACCAAGCGCTGGGATGTAAAGACTATCGAAGCAAGCAACAGTGTACAAGTCGCGGCTGTTCTTCCGAAGTACAGCTACAGTGCAGCAGAGCTACCACCTGCATATGCTTTCTGA
- the LOC119169406 gene encoding monocarboxylate transporter 13 isoform X1, with product MPSCPMSVRSKSNGCAPSETSGTTKAEFGRTSRNERSTMPRYGPDSRHSWIMAAACSLSTFFGVAARRSAGFLYVAILQTFHATRSEAAWAVIIMTGIISLAGLISGPIAHKYTARPVAITGGVIAALGLMLCFLATRIEHLIMSLGILHAIGSGLVFVVIPTVINEHFVRYRGIAMGINFAGSTMATFVFPQTLEVLTDTYGFRGAMLLFGAISLNSVAFSLFLRQPEWLKRRQEIQTKAAAAATEISAEANTTCKAQNGSLEPANGSLPKMNTRKAPVPGSFRHALTVFSCPMFYLVAYSYIAFIFAFECYISLLIDFAIDKGVSFSRAVTMISLSSIADLVGRLTLPLAADRGYISRQTLVTVTFLCLGSLFVLVPLASSYATLFTFATAIAFCIGIVMCLVSVLLAEYVGVDRVSMAYGMVSGFSGVTSLFKPLIIGYFRDVVGAYDKLFIICGSGVLLGGFMWIAVRLRDIIKRTKRWDVKTIEASNSVQVAAVLPKYSYSAAELPPAYAF from the exons ATGCCCAGCTGCC CCATGTCGGTCAGATCCAAGAGCAATGGTTGCGCACCTTCAGAGACCTCTGGGACAACGAAGGCGGAGTTCGGGAGAACTTCGCGAAATGAGCGCTCCACTATGCCACGGTATGGGCCGGACAGCCGACACAGCTGGATTATGGCCG CGGCTTGCAGTTTGTCCACTTTTTTCGGCGTTGCTGCCCGTCGGTCAGCTGGCTTTCTATATGTGGCCATTCTACAGACGTTTCACGCCACACGAAGCGAGGCCGCGTGGGCCGTCATCATCATGACCGGCATCATATCGCTAGCAG GGCTCATATCTGGTCCCATCGCGCACAAGTACACCGCCCGGCCTGTGGCCATCACAGGAGGCGTGATCGCAGCGTTGGGCCTCATGCTGTGCTTCCTTGCAACACGCATTGAGCATCTCATCATGAGCCTGGGAATATTGCACG CAATTGGGAGCGGCTTGGTGTTCGTGGTGATTCCGACGGTGATCAACGAGCACTTCGTCCGCTACAGGGGTATCGCCATGGGCATCAACTTTGCCGGCTCCACCATGGCCACGTTCGTCTTCCCCCAGACGTTGGAGGTGCTCACCGATACGTACGGCTTCCGAGGTGCCATGCTGCTGTTCGGTGCCATCAGCCTCAACTCTGTCGCATTCAGCCTCTTCCTGAGGCAACCGGAGTGGCTGAAGAGGCGCCAGGAGATACAAAcgaaagcagccgccgcagccaccgAGATATCTGCGGAGGCGAACACCACTTGCAAGGCTCAAAATGGTTCATTAGAACCTGCTAATGGAAGCCT ACCAAAGATGAATACTCGCAAGGCACCGGTCCCCGGATCGTTCCGGCATGCCCTGACGGTCTTCTCTTGCCCCATGTTCTACCTGGTCGCCTACTCGTACATCGCCTTCATCTTCGCCTTTGAATGCTACATTTCACTCCTGATTGACTTCGCCATTGACAAAGGCGTCAGCTTTTCGCGGGCCGTGACAATGATCTCGTTGAGCTCGATTGCAGACTTGGTGGGCCGCCTCACGCTTCCCTTGGCTGCCGATAG GGGCTACATAAGTCGGCAGACGCTGGTGACTGTCACCTTCCTGTGCCTTGGATCGCTGTTCGTGCTTGTTCCATTGGCATCGAGCTACGCCACTCTCTTCACATTCGCCACGGCGATCGCCTTCTGCATCGGCATCGTGATGTGCCTGGTCTCCGTACTACTGGCGGAGTACGTGGGCGTCGACCGTGTATCCATGGCCTACGGCATGGTCTCAGGATTCTCTGGTGTTACGTCGCTCTTTAAGCCTCTAATAATAG GCTACTTCAGGGACGTCGTCGGGGCATACGACAAGCTATTCATCATATGCGGATCTGGAGTCCTTCTGGGTGGATTCATGTGGATCGCTGTGCGTCTGCGGGACATTATCAAACGGACCAAGCGCTGGGATGTAAAGACTATCGAAGCAAGCAACAGTGTACAAGTCGCGGCTGTTCTTCCGAAGTACAGCTACAGTGCAGCAGAGCTACCACCTGCATATGCTTTCTGA